The nucleotide window CACACCATACAATTATCGAAAATCAAATTTGAAAGTTTGACACTAATTGCTTTCAGATTATCAGCAGACCACCTATGACTATTCTTCAGATTTTGTATTCAGTTTCTTGTAAACATAGATCCAgcgatgaataaaaatgtaatgagcaattttcaattttcttgcatccattgacaaaaaacaaaattaaatacaatatacaataatttgttttgcgcaagttatttcatttattttttgttcagtttcttcttcagtaaaattgtctattttaaatgttaatttgatttttattggactTATTTACACCactatgtttagaatttttactacaaattttgtcaataaattttacacatttattagtcatttaacaaagttattgtattacataactaaaaaaaatggttttcagacaacaaatttttcagttttactttggaaatcataaaaataactgGAGATGCAGTTCTggaaactattttattcaatctttcaggttaaaaaccataagaaaccattaatttcaccattcaattaatgtcctaaaaatctCAGTATGACCTGATTTCATGAAGTCTGAAATTGTTTGCTAGCCTTAACTCGCtaataaagcgtttccagacctatgtttatgtgaacttttttcattattttaatgagaggaATACACCTGTGAAGTATGTCTGTTTCCTCATGGGACATTCTGTATGTACcaacatagaaataaattcaGCTGCAATACTGCAAATgtgatataaacattttatctGGTCGgaagcattttaaaatttgtggTTAATGAGAGATGAATGCACAGCTTAACAACATTTtctggatatttattttttttaatcatagaattcatttaaattatgaagaataaaactgaatttttatttaaaaatcaggacAGCATTTAATACAGTTCTGCCATAAAATTGATGATGCTAAatgagaatatataaatattccatGCTATCTTACGTTCTGTTAACACATACGGATCGACTTACATTATGAGAATTTAGGCAAGATttcaaactgtaaataaatatgctATGATAATTCATTTATACATCAAAACTTAGCAATGATATGTGTACACAGAAGTTTTGagcttatgtgtgtgtgtgtgtgtgtgtgtgtgtgtgtgtgtgtgtgtgtgtgtgtgtgtgtactactacctcactgggttggtctattggttaacTATTCACTGCAAATCAGTTgttcaacagctgattttcaaagacaaaggttcaaatcctagtcaaagttccttttatatgaatttgaatattagatagtggataccagtgtactttggtagttggaaTTCAAATAACCATACCTCTCAGGAATGGCTAGCCTGATCTGAACAAGATTACACCTCACTTatacatcatacatatcatcctcacatCATTGGGCCGTAgagggattgcttattgtttactagttgaacagattgcaacatatagattagaaaataaaaaatacacatatactaGCATCCCTGTTGCAGCTTTGTCTGTGCTATATAGTTGCTTTTGAATAATGATCGGGGAATGTTTAGCGAGTCAGGGCTTACTTCGTTTGCCCTTCCTGTCTAGCCAGGGAGCTCTGCCCCCTGGAACCCTCCTGTGTTCTTTGAAAACATgcttatgaaattataataatgatagatAAGATAGATATAATAATGATAGTTAAGGACtgctctatttataaaaaaatatcagtgtattgtaatttcttcagagcaacagtttggtcattaCAGAAcccaaaactttgagtgatctcaagattgtgggtttcaaaatagtcaacttccatcttaaaaatattagttaaagcTGGTTACCCATCCTTTGTAAGGGTAAAattgtagatgaaaaaaaaaattgaaaaatattatatatatacatacacacacaagaaTGTTTGAGTTTATATCACAAAAATTTTCACAAGCATGTAATCTGATGCACACTGTTGACATTCAACACATAAGAAGGGCATTTATTATATAAGAATGAAGAATAAAAGATGTTTTGGTCAAGttctttcaagaaaattatatttcctgtTGTATCTTTCCTTTCCTTTTTGTATTTCCCACTAATAATGAAAGTGTCATTTCAGTTTTGTTTGGCTGGGTATACTTGTTGGAGTGAGAAAAATATTCTCTCTCTTTTGTCAAAATGTTAAACACTGAGAAGAGTTTCATATCATTTCTAAAGTTTCATAGCAAATGTAATAGTAACAAGTAAATTCACCAAATCCTTAGTAATTTTACAAagagttgtttttcttttaatatgtgtACACtaacaaaaagttataaaatgtttatggaTCTTTGATATAAGTGATAAACAATAAGTAAGCAAGTAAGAACAATATTAAGACAAGGatgctaaaaaatttaatcttccatAGCACTTTTGGATctgacataaaatttaatgaatagagATATGAGAGTAAATCTACCATCATAGTGTGCAATTTTCACATTGTGGCTAATTCACAAATAATGCATAGACCAAAGCAcacaatattaatgtaaatacaaaatcaataaataaagtgTTATCTGGTGGTTCTACAAATACAAACAGATgtgtaattatatgaaataactgCTTGGTAGatgtaaattactgtttattctgACAAATTACCATATAATTATACAGAACATTATATACAGTGTTCttggttaataaatataaaaagaatgctTTCAAAAAAGCACACACAGGAAAGGGAAGAAATAAAGTAATGTACAGAAAGCATAAATCacatgaaatgttataaaaaatatttttaataaatcacatcaaaaaatgtaatttcattgttACAATCCATACCTGCATAGCAGCAAATTCATCACCATGTTGTATatacttcttaaattttgaagatgCACTGCCCATTCTGAGACAACACAAGGGCTTAATTAGACTGGTGGATGCTCTGCCGTCAAGACACAAGCCAGTCCACACGAGTCCATGCACCACTAATCATTGTCCTATCGTACCTCCTCATCATCTAAGAAAcgattcaaacaattttattgataatcGTAATAACAAAGATAAGGTTCATCGTACTATATgggaagataaaaatattgtttagaattaaccataattactattatcattatcagTTCATAGATAAAACACTTGAAACGTGAAATCTTATCAATTGTTCTTATATTCAACTTGacacaaaaaatcataaacaggttcgttcaaacaggctcaaacaaaattcatataacaggtaaatataaaactgtttatatacTATTACAAACTAGGATACTGAAAatacttattcatttttgttttaacgaCTTCAAATTTCGGCAAATTTACCACTTTTATAGGTATCGGCAAGCGTAACGAATGCATTTTAGGGTCACTACTGTTTCGATAAGCGCAATAGGTAAGCTAATACGTAAATATAACAGCATCTGTTAAAACTATAAACAGCCCAGAAACTGTGCATTTTGATTACTGTTGCCAAATCtagatttttaagtaataattaaatcgaTTTCTTACATCGACATTTTGCGCATGTCAACATGACATACATTTACAAATGATAAGGCGATAAAATGGAGGGAGAAAGCCCGCAGAAAAAATTACCTTTgaatcaatatttatgaaatctaTACTGCAAATGTTTTCCACGCTAAAGTGGGCAAAATGATAgctcagaaaaattaattaatattgtcaaTACAGTTTAATGGTAAAATTAGCAAGCATATTATCATTATTTCCCAAGTTCATCAAATAATTTAGCGAAATTTTCGAGGAACTATTATTGCactcattttttaaactttaaatgtattttccaGAAAATTTCCTATTTATCGGcactgaaaaatatgtttaatggtAAAATGTTGATTAGAAGACCTACTATGAAGAATTTTCGCTCTGCTTTATATTCTGACAGTACTGTTTCGACTAATGAGGAGCAAAACATGGCAGTATGTATTGCTGTTATCGGAAAAGaggttagtttttataataacattcataattcattgatgtttgtttatttaaaacttagtcttacttgaattgtttttaaatacaggACAGGGTTTaggttaaatgattaatttttgtttgaaacctTTTACAAGTATTTGTGATGTTAATTGACAAACTTTTATctgttttacaaacaaatttgttGATTAACTGTTTCGATTTCAGAATTCTCCAAAGTATGTAAGATGTTTGGATAAAGATCAAGAACTTCAGTTCCATTATAAAGTGCATACTTCTTTAGACATTGTTGAAGAAAAATTACCCTTCAAAACAGTTGGTTCTTCTGGAAAAGTATCAGGAGATGCAAGAGATTTATATCTTGGACTTTTGTATTCCACAGAAGAACATAAAATGTATCCTTTAAGTTTTTAATCATTTcaggttattatttctttttgaattgttaaattttaatgtttctatacAAGTTATGAAGATTtctctttttctaaaattattatattgatagATTGTAAACTCAGTGACAGTACCACATCTTGTCTTAGCTAGTCTCAGGCCACATTTTTGAAGTAATGGAACAGAATCAATCTCTTACTAATCAAAGTATGTTatatcataaaagaaaatgtttgtctttgaaatattatattttatggactatttaatgttaaaacatGCAATTTTCCAATATATTACGATTAGTAATTTTCTGAGTAATTTGTATGAGTTAATGTTTATGGTACTTGTCTATTATCTCAACCCCCCCctcttttctcataaaattataatttccatcATTTGATATTATCATGGGAACATTGCTGATGAATTGTATGAtgcttttgaatattattaaatatttgttgtgaTGTTtagcataaaacataaaattgactAAATTGACTTTAATATAGTA belongs to Lycorma delicatula isolate Av1 chromosome 1, ASM4794821v1, whole genome shotgun sequence and includes:
- the LOC142317241 gene encoding trafficking protein particle complex subunit 2-like protein produces the protein MFNGKMLIRRPTMKNFRSALYSDSTVSTNEEQNMAVCIAVIGKENSPKYVRCLDKDQELQFHYKVHTSLDIVEEKLPFKTVGSSGKVSGDARDLYLGLLYSTEEHKIFGYVTNTKVKFIVVVDATNTSLRDNEVRTMFRKVHIAYMDVICNPFYIPGDKITSKKFDAIMKGIMSGQ